A single genomic interval of Rosistilla ulvae harbors:
- a CDS encoding DUF4198 domain-containing protein: protein MIALASVTLGCGGGGVGPRLAPVSGTVTFDGEPLSDALVSFYHEDDRPANGKTDANGYYELAYMADRPGAIVGENVVRITVATVEGEGVAPKKELIPAMYNVASELTFNVESGSNTNVNFDLKKTGGPG from the coding sequence TTGATCGCCCTTGCCAGCGTAACGCTTGGTTGTGGTGGTGGTGGCGTCGGGCCTCGCTTGGCTCCTGTTTCAGGAACGGTCACCTTCGACGGTGAACCGTTGTCCGATGCACTCGTCTCCTTCTACCACGAGGACGACCGTCCAGCGAACGGGAAAACCGATGCGAACGGCTATTATGAACTGGCCTATATGGCTGACCGTCCCGGCGCGATCGTCGGTGAGAATGTTGTCCGTATCACCGTCGCCACCGTCGAAGGTGAAGGCGTGGCACCCAAGAAAGAGTTGATTCCGGCAATGTATAACGTGGCCTCCGAATTGACTTTTAACGTGGAGTCTGGTTCCAATACGAACGTCAACTTTGACCTCAAGAAGACCGGCGGACCAGGCTAG
- a CDS encoding DUF1559 domain-containing protein: MTKAKKSSGFTLVELLVVIAIIGILVGLLLPAVQAAREAARRMSCSNNMKQIGLSLHNYHDTYGKLPPGIVTSNQLAWGTMILPFMEQDALFDAISAAGAFDEPWEDILEVTTNGVGNNPPLAQTPVSAFLCPSDPGGELNNKLGGTGGIYFAKSNYVGVYSAYYNGSNPTATNGAGGTDRASVFTDNSATKFRDIIDGLSNTIMVAERCTIDGPAGSLWIGYQNDFGGSISGSISQFQVRMRMERSSNDTDYVINGSSSYNPSSLHPGGAQFIRGDASVTFLTESIPLRVQAALGTMDGGEVIPTY, translated from the coding sequence ATGACGAAAGCCAAAAAAAGTAGTGGCTTCACATTGGTGGAGCTCCTGGTTGTGATTGCGATCATCGGCATCTTGGTAGGCCTGTTGCTGCCAGCGGTTCAGGCCGCTCGTGAAGCAGCGCGTCGCATGAGTTGCAGCAACAACATGAAGCAGATCGGACTTTCTCTTCACAACTACCATGACACCTACGGAAAGCTTCCCCCAGGTATTGTGACAAGCAACCAACTGGCCTGGGGGACGATGATCCTGCCGTTCATGGAGCAAGATGCTTTGTTCGATGCGATTTCCGCAGCCGGTGCGTTCGATGAGCCTTGGGAAGACATCCTGGAAGTCACGACAAACGGCGTCGGAAACAATCCACCGCTAGCGCAAACGCCAGTGAGTGCCTTTCTTTGCCCTTCGGACCCAGGCGGGGAATTGAATAACAAGCTGGGCGGAACCGGTGGGATCTACTTCGCAAAATCCAACTATGTCGGCGTTTACTCCGCGTATTACAACGGCTCCAATCCAACCGCCACCAATGGTGCGGGCGGTACCGACAGAGCATCGGTTTTCACCGACAATTCGGCGACAAAATTTCGCGACATCATCGATGGATTAAGCAACACCATCATGGTGGCTGAACGATGCACGATCGATGGACCAGCGGGCTCGCTGTGGATCGGCTATCAAAACGACTTCGGTGGTAGCATCAGCGGCAGTATTTCGCAATTTCAGGTGCGAATGCGAATGGAGCGTTCTTCCAACGACACCGATTACGTGATCAATGGATCGAGTTCCTACAACCCAAGTAGCCTACATCCCGGCGGAGCGCAATTCATCCGTGGAGACGCAAGTGTTACTTTCCTGACCGAATCGATTCCTCTTCGCGTTCAAGCCGCGTTGGGAACGATGGACGGTGGCGAAGTGATCCCAACCTATTAA
- a CDS encoding NAD(+) synthase — translation MHPHGYVRITAASPRVSVGAPRKNADEIEELLQQYGESDIVLFPELSLTGYTAADLFGQQQLIDAAMAALQQIVAASAGRDQLVVVGVPVSVAGSLYNCAAAIDNGQLLGIVPKQFLPNYKEFYEARWFRAADGSEPATITVDNQSIPFGIDLLFRSGDAVVGIEICEDLWTPNPPSGLMAVAGANILLNLSASTETVGKASWRTDLVKSQSGRCIAAYAYAGAGPTESTTDVVFGAHCMIAENGVVLSHSRRVGDGQPTWQGATSATVDVDLQKLGHDRRTIGSFDDARGSLPRDYRQFDFSLTHTPDRELQRDIAPRPFVPSDPNTLADRCSEIFEIQSAGLAQRIRQLPENMPLFIGVSGGLDSTLALVVAAKMCQRYGWPTSRIHGITMPGFGTTDQTRESADRLMQQLGVTRETIDIRQLCLQAFQSLQHQPLGIDAEKMDVETLQQQLIKTPNDAKDLVFENIQARIRTFVLMSRGFVLGTGDLSEQALGWSTYNGDHMSMYNVNTSVPKTLVRFLVRFAGDHHFDESVRTTLHQIADAVISPELMPPNEDGEIRQSTEATIGAYELHDFFLFHFIRNGYSPEKILWLAQQTNFSQPYDDATLAETLQTFFKRFFANQFKRTCVPDGPKVGSVSLSPRGDWRMPSDADPDAWLQ, via the coding sequence ATGCACCCCCACGGATATGTCCGCATCACCGCCGCGAGCCCGCGAGTTTCCGTTGGTGCGCCGCGCAAAAACGCAGACGAGATCGAGGAACTGCTGCAACAGTACGGCGAATCGGACATCGTCCTCTTTCCCGAACTCTCCCTGACCGGCTACACCGCCGCCGATCTGTTTGGACAACAACAATTGATCGACGCGGCGATGGCGGCTTTGCAGCAGATCGTCGCGGCATCGGCGGGTCGCGATCAATTAGTTGTCGTCGGCGTGCCGGTCAGCGTCGCGGGCAGCCTGTACAACTGCGCCGCCGCGATCGACAACGGCCAACTGTTGGGAATCGTTCCGAAACAGTTCCTGCCAAACTACAAAGAGTTTTACGAGGCGCGGTGGTTTCGCGCCGCCGACGGCAGCGAACCGGCGACGATTACCGTCGACAACCAATCGATTCCCTTTGGCATCGATCTGCTGTTCCGATCGGGCGATGCAGTCGTGGGAATCGAGATCTGCGAGGATCTCTGGACTCCCAATCCTCCCAGCGGCTTGATGGCAGTCGCCGGGGCTAACATTCTATTAAACCTGTCCGCCAGCACCGAAACAGTTGGCAAAGCCAGCTGGCGAACCGATCTCGTCAAATCGCAATCGGGACGCTGCATCGCCGCCTACGCTTACGCCGGCGCGGGCCCGACCGAATCGACAACCGATGTCGTCTTTGGTGCGCACTGCATGATCGCTGAAAACGGAGTCGTCTTGAGCCACTCGCGCCGCGTGGGCGATGGCCAACCGACGTGGCAGGGAGCGACATCGGCCACCGTCGACGTCGACCTTCAAAAACTGGGGCACGATCGCCGCACGATCGGTTCGTTCGACGACGCCCGCGGATCGCTACCGCGCGACTATCGCCAATTCGATTTTTCGCTCACCCACACTCCCGATCGCGAACTGCAGCGCGACATCGCGCCGCGGCCGTTTGTCCCTAGCGATCCCAATACGCTTGCCGATCGCTGCAGCGAGATTTTTGAGATCCAATCGGCCGGCTTGGCCCAGCGAATTCGTCAGCTGCCCGAAAACATGCCCCTCTTCATCGGCGTCTCCGGCGGCCTCGACAGCACGCTGGCATTGGTCGTTGCCGCGAAGATGTGCCAGCGATACGGCTGGCCGACCTCGCGCATTCACGGGATCACGATGCCCGGCTTTGGCACCACCGACCAGACCCGCGAGAGTGCCGATCGGTTGATGCAACAGCTGGGCGTGACGCGGGAGACGATCGACATTCGCCAGTTGTGCCTGCAAGCGTTTCAATCGCTGCAGCATCAGCCGCTGGGAATCGATGCAGAAAAGATGGACGTCGAAACGCTGCAGCAGCAGCTGATAAAAACGCCCAACGACGCCAAAGACTTAGTGTTCGAGAACATCCAGGCGCGAATTCGGACCTTTGTGCTGATGAGTCGCGGTTTTGTCTTGGGAACCGGCGATCTGTCGGAACAAGCGTTGGGATGGTCGACCTACAACGGCGATCACATGTCGATGTACAACGTCAACACATCGGTCCCTAAAACGCTGGTCCGGTTCCTGGTCCGATTTGCCGGCGACCACCACTTCGACGAATCGGTCCGCACCACGCTGCACCAAATCGCCGACGCGGTGATCTCTCCCGAATTGATGCCCCCCAACGAAGACGGGGAGATCCGTCAGAGCACCGAAGCGACGATCGGAGCGTACGAACTGCACGACTTCTTTTTGTTCCACTTCATCCGCAACGGCTATTCGCCCGAAAAGATCCTCTGGCTGGCCCAGCAGACGAACTTTTCGCAGCCCTACGACGACGCGACGCTCGCCGAAACGTTGCAGACCTTTTTCAAGCGGTTCTTTGCGAATCAGTTCAAACGGACATGTGTCCCCGACGGCCCCAAAGTGGGCAGCGTCAGCCTGTCGCCGCGGGGCGATTGGCGGATGCCGAGCGATGCCGATCCCGACGCCTGGCTGCAATAA